Proteins found in one Mytilus edulis chromosome 2, xbMytEdul2.2, whole genome shotgun sequence genomic segment:
- the LOC139512549 gene encoding uncharacterized protein, with protein sequence MGTKWRDCFKKRSQRNDDGDHLLQDSNEETLNQKSCGCKTCDQITAFSFCFECSEFYCESCCEHHIKEPTSHTIFQVKHIETGSQNVKCMKCRTGIPVKVCFQCKRLLCTQCLCDHVHKPLLIDNETINKKDCEHCIVKIDEDIERSFTIPIPVDKLHVPTRICGFVILDEDRIVIADYSNRVLRVLSVVKTGKTFAPIILAGEPRGIARMFDSRFAVTFPHDRKIQIFDVKSEDPSSSMKDKLDMHSYGKPFSITYNQDTFAVEIDEREDGYILIITIDGVCLHKIHEAKQYAYFTGHTIRLALDKANKRLFISAMSKRAVTCIDFKGEKKWSEQFTSPRGLFFLPDLDKLILASKRRNAIYQLNTLNGNSRILASCGDIISPRYIAFDKRTKLLCVQTYGDDDEDRIVVMKYK encoded by the exons aTTGCTTTAAAAAGAGATCTCAAAGAAATGATGATGGAGACCACTTACTCCAAG ATTCTAATGAAGAAACCCTGAACCAGAAGAGCTGTGGCTGTAAAACGTGTGATCAGATTACAGCCTTTTCATTTTGTTTCGAGTGTTCAGAATTTTATTGCGAATCATGTTGCGAACACCATATCAAGGAACCAACGTCTCATACCATTTTTCAAGTAAAACACATCGAGACAGGCAGTCAAAATGTTAAGTGTATGAAATGCAGAACTGGTAttcctgttaaagtttgttttcaGTGCAAAAGACTACTGTGTACACAATGTTTATGTGACCATGTACATAAACCTTTATTGATAGATAATGaaactataaataaaaaagattgcGAACACTGCATTGTTAAAATAGATGAGGATATAGAGCGGAGTTTTACAATACCGATACCAGTAGACAAGTTACATGTTCCAACAAGGATTTGTGGTTTTGTCATCCTAGATGAAGATAGAATAGTGATAGCTGATTACAGTAATAGAGTATTAAGAGTATTGTCAGTGGTAAAAACCGGAAAGACCTTTGCACCGATCATATTAGCTGGTGAACCAAGAGGAATAGCTAGGATGTTTGATAGTAGGTTTGCTGTCACATTTCCACATGATCGGAAAATTCAAATTTTCGATGTCAAATCTGAAGACCCCTCGAGTTCAATGAAAGACAAACTTGATATGCATTCTTATGGAAAACCTTTCAGTATCACTTATAATCAAGACACATTTGCAGTAGAAATAGATGAACGCGAAGATGGCTACATACTAATCATAACGATAGACGGTGTCTGCCTTCATAAAATACATGAAGCTAAACAATATGCCTATTTTACTGGACATACTATTAGACTTGCGTTGGACAAAGCAAACAAGCGTTTATTCATTTCTGCAATGAGTAAAAGGGCAGTCACGTGTATAGATTTTAAGGGAGAGAAAAAATGGTCTGAACAGTTTACAAGTCCGAGAGGTTTATTCTTTCTTCCAGATCTTGACAAATTGATACTTGCAAGTAAACGGCGGAATGCTATTTATCAACTAAACACTCTCAATGGAAACAGTAGGATTTTAGCTTCATGTGGTGACATCATATCACCTCGATATATTGCTTTTGATAAAAGAACGAAACTTCTGTGTGTACAAACATATGGTGATGATGATGAAGATAGGATTGTTGTGATGAAATATAAGTAA